One region of Wyeomyia smithii strain HCP4-BCI-WySm-NY-G18 chromosome 3, ASM2978416v1, whole genome shotgun sequence genomic DNA includes:
- the LOC129730453 gene encoding thymus-specific serine protease-like, with the protein MRSIFLITLLVVITVAFATVPRRTRNAQASRQLAAQLFTRQFAGARKQASASSGFDSSSRQVSEHFFTTSVDHFNAQNTEQWTLRYFASTDNYRQGGPILIFLGGLNPIIPELIGETTLIHEMAREWNGALFAFESRFYGQSRLTEDVSTENLRLLSTDQILADLAAFVTYVKREHIGDETARVLVAGNELGGALAAWFRVRYPHLGHAAWASSAYMHAVLNFQDFSEAWAEALIEHGSQECYNEIFVAFHVLQNMIDLGRADLIYEKFNICTPIDPENTRQVQYFFSVLMATVEMVTIYSRNVTGFAQVCQDITGTDAETAVDAFASWFNTVYPEDSVCAGTDIAEVIEWLKETDWDFQYNAYGLRQALYQECTEFGFFVTTDSPSQPFGDRVTLDFYIDTCREVFGEWITEESIQRGIDRANNRFGGDNPGSSFTHFTNGDADPWRMISITRNLTLDARADVIRNQLGNSDLPAMSPDDPADLQEVKQRLKLKLASYLFPLTPLESPSGDRS; encoded by the exons ATGCGATCGATTTTTCTTATCACCCTACTGGTGGTGATTACCGTAGCATTCGCTACCGTTCCACGCAGAACACGGAATGCTCAAGCCAGCCGGCAGCTTGCGGCACAACTATTTACCCGGCAATTCGCGGGAGCAAGGAAACAAGCATCGGCAAGTTCCGGTTTCGACTCAAGCTCACGACAAGTTTCCGAACACTTCTTTACCACAAGCGTCGATCACTTTAACGCTCAAAATACCGAACAATGGACGTTGCGCTATTTTGCTTCAACCGATAACTACCGGCAAGGTGGTCccattttgatttttcttgGAGGGCTCAATCCAATCATACCAGAGTTGATTGGCGAGACAACGCTGATTCACGAAATGGCACGGGAGTGGAACGGTGCGCTGTTTGCCTTTGAATCACGGTTCTACGGACAAAGTCGACTCACTGA AGATGTGAGCACCGAAAATCTTCGTCTGCTGAGTACTGATCAAATATTGGCAGATTTAGCTGCATTCGTGACTTACGTGAAGCGCGAGCATATCGGAGACGAAACAGCTAGGGTCTTAGTTGCCGGTAATGAATTAGGCGGAGCGTTGGCTGCCTGGTTCCGGGTTCGGTATCCTCATCTAGGACATGCTGCGTGGGCTTCCAGTGCCTATATGCATGCTGTGCTTAATTTCCAAGACTTCTCAGAGGCCTGGGCAGAGGCGTTGATCGAACATGGCAGTCAGGAGTGCTACAACGAGATCTTCGTGGCATTCCATGTTTTGCAGAACATGATAGATTTGGGACGTGCCGATTTGATTTACGAGAAGTTCAACATATGCACACCAATAGATCCCGAAAATACGCGTCAAGTTCAATATTTCTTCAGTGTTCTGATGGCAACGGTTGAAATGGTCACTATTTACAGCAGAAA TGTGACTGGTTTTGCTCAAGTCTGCCAAGATATAACTGGAACTGATGCGGAAACTGCTGTGGATGCATTTGCGAGTTGGTTCAACACAGTATATCCTGAGGATAGCGTTTGTGCAGGCACAGATATAGCAGAGGTTATCGAATGGCTCAAAGAAACTGATTGGGATTTTCAGTATAATGCATACGGTCTCCGTCAAGCGCTCTATCAAGAGTGTACCGAGTTTGGTTTTTTCGTCACAACGGATTCACCTTCCCAGCCATTCGGCGACCGAGTAACGCTTGATTTTTACATTGATACGTGCCGTGAAGTATTTGGCGAATGGATTACTGAGGAATCGATCCAGCGAGGCATTGATCGTGCAAATAACCGATTTGGCGGAGATAATCCTGGCTCTAGTTTCACACACTTCACCAACGGTGATGCTGATCCGTGGAGAATGATAAGCATCACCCGTAATCTTACACTCGATGCGCGAGCCGATGTAATTCGCAATCAGTTGGGAAACTCGGATCTACCCGCCATGTCACCGGATGATCCGGCAGATCTGCAAGAGGTCAAGCAACGTTTGAAGCTTAAACTTGCCAGTTATCTATTTCCTTTGACTCCGTTGGAGAGTCCGTCAGGTGATCGCTCGTAA